A window of Campylobacter concisus contains these coding sequences:
- a CDS encoding DUF4172 domain-containing protein: MRQHPNYPNFSFDKRVIDTLTNKLEQDHKNLKELTSNISRDDLLKVQISALEDEIISSSLIGGERLKRSSIRS, from the coding sequence ATACGACAACATCCCAACTACCCAAATTTTTCTTTCGACAAAAGAGTAATAGACACCCTTACAAATAAGCTAGAGCAAGACCATAAAAATTTAAAAGAGCTAACAAGCAATATCAGCAGAGACGATCTTTTAAAGGTGCAAATTAGTGCACTTGAAGATGAAATAATAAGTTCATCTCTCATAGGGGGCGAAAGGCTTAAAAGATCAAGCATTCGCTCGTAG